A portion of the Streptomyces platensis genome contains these proteins:
- a CDS encoding FAD-binding oxidoreductase, protein MRPRAPAVGADIEGTLIRRDDPGYEDARTGAVWNEVTPPRCPELIVRAATEADVVHAVTWARAQGLRVAMCSGGHNWSGSPLRDGGLLLDLSGLRRCGITPARGHDPATATVGPAVTGQDLVAALTPHGLAFPVGHCPTVAVGGFLLSGGLGWNSRAWGASCADVREIRAVTADGRTVICSDTEHPDLFWAARGAGPGFCAAVTGFRLALHPHPASVLTTALTFPLADVRQVTEWAEPLARRLPPYVETAFVLAASGPPATSAPRGPRITVAATAFAATEHEARQALEPFADCPFGACAVTRQLPTPVSFAALHEGAAAIWPPAHRYAADTLWSPESHATQLTRIADAVAHAPSGKSLVLSPVQPVSQEPALLRNMAFAPLGASYLVCYAVWEDPAGDQDNARWLRDTMAAADPRGEGSHYIAETDLEADPARARRSYAPATWDRLQEIKAQWDPENLFHSYLAP, encoded by the coding sequence ATGCGCCCACGGGCACCGGCAGTGGGGGCGGACATCGAGGGCACGCTGATCCGGCGGGACGACCCCGGCTACGAGGACGCCCGTACCGGCGCGGTGTGGAACGAGGTCACGCCCCCGCGGTGCCCCGAACTCATCGTGCGGGCCGCCACGGAAGCGGACGTGGTGCACGCCGTCACCTGGGCCCGTGCCCAGGGCCTGCGGGTCGCGATGTGCTCCGGCGGGCACAACTGGTCCGGTTCACCCCTCCGCGACGGGGGCCTGCTGCTCGACCTCTCCGGGCTCCGGCGGTGCGGCATCACGCCCGCCCGGGGCCACGACCCGGCCACCGCCACCGTGGGCCCCGCCGTCACCGGTCAGGACCTGGTCGCCGCCCTCACCCCGCACGGCCTGGCCTTCCCGGTCGGGCACTGCCCCACGGTGGCGGTCGGCGGATTTCTGCTCAGCGGCGGTCTCGGCTGGAACTCCCGCGCCTGGGGGGCGTCCTGCGCCGATGTGCGGGAGATCCGGGCCGTCACCGCCGACGGGCGGACGGTCATCTGTAGCGACACCGAGCACCCCGACCTCTTCTGGGCCGCCCGGGGCGCCGGGCCGGGCTTCTGCGCGGCCGTCACCGGCTTCCGTCTCGCCCTGCACCCGCACCCGGCCTCGGTGTTGACGACCGCCCTCACCTTCCCGCTGGCCGATGTCCGGCAGGTGACGGAGTGGGCGGAGCCGCTCGCGCGCCGCCTCCCGCCGTACGTCGAGACCGCCTTCGTCCTCGCGGCCTCCGGCCCCCCGGCCACCAGCGCTCCCCGAGGGCCCCGGATCACGGTCGCCGCCACCGCGTTCGCCGCCACGGAGCACGAGGCCCGGCAGGCGCTGGAGCCGTTCGCCGACTGCCCCTTCGGCGCATGCGCCGTCACCCGGCAACTGCCCACGCCGGTGTCCTTCGCCGCGCTGCACGAGGGCGCGGCGGCCATCTGGCCGCCCGCACACCGGTACGCGGCGGACACCCTGTGGTCGCCGGAGAGCCACGCCACCCAGCTGACCCGGATCGCCGACGCGGTCGCCCACGCCCCCTCCGGGAAGTCCCTGGTGCTCTCGCCCGTGCAGCCGGTCTCCCAGGAACCCGCACTGCTGCGGAACATGGCGTTCGCCCCGCTCGGCGCGTCCTATCTCGTCTGCTACGCGGTCTGGGAGGACCCGGCCGGCGACCAGGACAACGCGCGCTGGCTGCGGGACACCATGGCCGCCGCGGACCCACGGGGCGAGGGCAGCCACTACATCGCCGAGACCGATCTGGAGGCCGACCCCGCACGGGCCCGGCGCTCCTACGCCCCCGCCACCTGGGACCGCCTCCAGGAGATCAAGGCGCAGTGGGACCCGGAAAACCTCTTCCACTCCTACCTCGCCCCGTGA
- a CDS encoding antibiotic biosynthesis monooxygenase — translation MSSRASRDPTALNATVVTSQKVREGRADEYQRWQDRVNRAAGEFKGFVGAEVFPPVAGEANEWVAVFRFSAMDYLTAWLNSGRRQELLDEAHGLFESPPTQEVLQGGTPAQPAQEAVTAVISHEVKPGCEDGFLSWQQKTLKEQEKAPGFMGSELFEPVAGVQDNWVVVFRFESRAYLDDWLTSDVRSKLLEEGSKYFTSYDVRKVGSSFSGWFSFDHGEDRSAPPNWKQAMSVLLALYPTVMVLNLTVGYGLEKLGIREYIGLFLSNVLSVSALTWLLMPTVNRALAFWLVPARARTRRVQVTGIAVMLLCYVVFIGVFGLITGQIW, via the coding sequence GTGAGTTCCCGTGCAAGCCGTGACCCCACGGCGCTCAACGCCACCGTTGTGACCTCGCAGAAGGTGCGCGAGGGCCGGGCCGACGAGTATCAGCGCTGGCAGGACCGGGTGAATCGGGCGGCCGGCGAATTCAAGGGTTTTGTGGGCGCCGAGGTATTTCCACCGGTCGCCGGCGAAGCCAATGAATGGGTGGCCGTATTCCGCTTTTCCGCCATGGACTATTTGACCGCATGGCTGAATTCGGGCCGGCGGCAGGAGTTGCTGGACGAGGCGCACGGGCTCTTCGAAAGCCCCCCGACGCAAGAGGTTCTCCAGGGCGGCACCCCCGCTCAGCCGGCTCAGGAGGCGGTCACGGCCGTGATCTCCCACGAGGTGAAGCCGGGCTGCGAGGACGGGTTTCTGAGCTGGCAGCAGAAGACGCTCAAGGAGCAGGAGAAGGCGCCGGGTTTCATGGGGTCCGAGCTCTTCGAGCCGGTGGCGGGGGTGCAGGACAACTGGGTTGTCGTCTTCCGGTTCGAATCGCGTGCCTACCTCGACGACTGGCTCACCTCCGACGTACGCAGCAAACTGCTGGAGGAGGGGAGCAAATACTTCACCTCCTACGACGTACGCAAGGTGGGTTCGTCGTTCAGCGGCTGGTTCTCGTTCGACCACGGCGAGGACCGGAGCGCACCGCCCAACTGGAAACAGGCCATGTCCGTGCTGCTGGCGCTCTATCCGACGGTGATGGTGCTCAACCTGACCGTGGGATACGGACTGGAGAAGCTCGGAATCCGGGAGTACATCGGGCTGTTCCTCTCCAATGTGCTGAGCGTCAGCGCACTGACCTGGCTGCTGATGCCGACCGTGAACCGGGCGCTCGCCTTCTGGCTGGTGCCCGCCCGGGCCCGCACCCGCCGGGTGCAGGTGACCGGTATCGCGGTGATGCTGCTCTGCTACGTGGTGTTCATCGGCGTCTTCGGCCTGATCACCGGCCAGATCTGGTGA
- a CDS encoding nucleoside deaminase, producing MPIGESVMEDKELLAEAVRLATESVENGWGGPFGAVITRNGEILARGQNRVLLTGDPTAHAEMQTISKAIQVLNPEAPSIAVEHQNESTLAYVARPEGSPDPLPERARMLQGCSIYISGAPCPMCMSAIYWSRMDAVYYSCDLEDTARIGFDDSFQYEDFERPLGERRIKIEQIHPELGANAYAAWTNRADRHAY from the coding sequence ATGCCGATCGGAGAGTCCGTGATGGAAGACAAAGAACTCCTCGCAGAGGCCGTACGGCTGGCCACGGAATCCGTGGAGAACGGCTGGGGCGGCCCGTTCGGCGCGGTGATCACGCGCAACGGCGAGATCCTCGCCCGCGGGCAGAACCGTGTTCTGCTGACCGGCGACCCCACCGCTCACGCCGAGATGCAGACCATCAGCAAGGCCATCCAGGTCCTCAACCCTGAGGCTCCGTCAATCGCCGTGGAGCATCAGAACGAGAGCACGCTGGCGTACGTCGCCCGGCCCGAGGGTTCACCGGACCCGCTGCCGGAACGCGCCCGGATGCTCCAGGGCTGCTCGATCTACATCAGCGGCGCCCCCTGCCCGATGTGTATGAGCGCCATCTACTGGTCACGGATGGACGCCGTGTACTACAGCTGCGACCTGGAGGACACCGCGCGGATCGGCTTCGACGACTCGTTCCAGTACGAGGACTTCGAGCGGCCCCTCGGCGAGCGGCGGATCAAGATCGAACAGATCCACCCCGAGCTGGGCGCCAACGCCTATGCGGCGTGGACCAACCGGGCCGACCGGCACGCGTACTGA
- a CDS encoding TIGR01458 family HAD-type hydrolase — protein MEGIGAVLIDIDGVLTVSWKALPGAAAAMERLRAAGLPLLLVTNTTSRTRAVVAGRLAREGFPVGVDDILTAPAATAAYLRAHHPDARCLLINSGEVRADLEGVEVVGGGADDEDREAPDVVVFGGAGEEFGYAALNAAFRHLQRGARLVAMHRNLYWRTADGLDLDTGAFLPGLERAAGVEAVVTGKPAEAFFATALAQLGAAASETLMVGDDIESDVLAAQRCGLTGVLVKTGKYLPETHRAATGTPDRVLDSFADLPDLLGLPGRPERSGRPERPAPPERPAP, from the coding sequence ATGGAAGGAATCGGAGCGGTTCTGATCGATATCGACGGTGTGCTCACCGTGTCCTGGAAGGCGCTGCCCGGCGCGGCCGCGGCGATGGAGCGGCTGCGCGCGGCCGGACTCCCGCTGCTGCTGGTCACCAACACCACCTCACGGACCCGCGCCGTGGTCGCCGGGCGGCTGGCCCGGGAGGGCTTCCCCGTAGGCGTCGACGACATTCTGACCGCACCCGCCGCCACCGCCGCCTACCTGCGCGCCCACCATCCGGACGCGCGCTGTCTGCTGATCAACAGCGGCGAGGTCCGGGCCGATCTGGAGGGTGTGGAGGTCGTCGGGGGAGGGGCCGACGACGAGGACCGGGAGGCGCCGGACGTGGTGGTGTTCGGCGGTGCGGGCGAGGAATTCGGCTATGCGGCCCTCAACGCCGCTTTTCGCCATCTCCAGCGCGGTGCCCGGCTGGTCGCCATGCACCGCAATCTGTACTGGCGTACGGCGGACGGGCTCGACCTCGACACCGGGGCCTTTCTGCCGGGCCTGGAACGGGCCGCCGGTGTCGAGGCGGTGGTCACCGGCAAACCGGCCGAGGCGTTCTTCGCCACCGCCCTGGCACAGCTCGGCGCCGCGGCGTCGGAAACGCTGATGGTGGGCGACGACATCGAGTCCGATGTGCTGGCGGCCCAGCGCTGCGGGCTCACCGGGGTGCTCGTCAAGACCGGCAAATACCTGCCGGAGACCCATCGTGCGGCCACCGGCACCCCGGACCGGGTGCTCGACTCCTTCGCCGATCTGCCCGACCTGCTCGGTCTGCCCGGCCGGCCGGAGCGGTCCGGCCGGCCGGAGCGGCCTGCCCCGCCGGAGCGGCCCGCCCCGTGA
- a CDS encoding phosphoribosyltransferase family protein, with amino-acid sequence MLFTDRADAGHRLAEALQHLEGEEPVVLGLPRGGVPVAFQVALALKAPLDVIVVRKLGVPYQRELGFGAIGEGGVRVISDDIVRRGRLGQADLASVEHAEAAELARQAERFRAGRPRLSLEGRTAIVVDDGIATGATAAAACQVVRAQGAARVVLAVPVAPPDAAERLRTSTDEFVCLSTPFAFSAVGEWYRDFSQTPDDEVVALLAQAAAGPGPERSAPDAETAVDKEVEEEVAIDAAGVRLTGDLQLPAGARAVVMFAHGSGSSRHSPRNRLVAAALNEAGLGTLLFDLLTPAEEAHRSNVFDIGTLADRLTAATGWLRDRTALPIGYFGASTGAAAALWAAATPGADVGAVVSRGGRPDLAEPLLVAVRAPTLLIVGGNDNVVIDLNQQAQAALRCETRVEIIPGATHLFEEHGALQQVADLARDWFLSHLVK; translated from the coding sequence GTGCTGTTCACTGACCGCGCGGACGCGGGGCACCGTCTCGCCGAAGCGCTACAGCACCTGGAGGGGGAAGAGCCCGTCGTGCTGGGCCTGCCCCGTGGCGGCGTCCCGGTGGCCTTCCAAGTGGCGCTGGCGCTCAAGGCGCCGCTCGATGTGATCGTGGTCCGCAAACTGGGCGTCCCCTACCAGCGCGAGCTGGGATTCGGTGCCATCGGCGAGGGCGGCGTGCGGGTGATCAGCGACGACATCGTCCGCCGGGGCCGGCTCGGACAGGCGGATCTGGCCTCCGTGGAGCATGCCGAGGCGGCGGAACTCGCCCGCCAGGCGGAGCGTTTCCGTGCCGGACGGCCGCGGCTCTCCCTCGAAGGCCGGACGGCGATCGTGGTGGACGACGGGATCGCCACCGGCGCCACCGCGGCGGCCGCGTGCCAGGTGGTCCGCGCGCAGGGCGCGGCCCGTGTGGTGCTCGCCGTCCCCGTGGCACCTCCGGACGCGGCCGAGCGGCTGCGCACCTCGACCGATGAATTCGTCTGCCTCTCCACCCCGTTCGCCTTCTCCGCCGTCGGCGAGTGGTACCGGGACTTCTCCCAGACCCCCGACGACGAGGTCGTGGCACTGCTGGCGCAGGCCGCGGCCGGCCCCGGGCCGGAGCGGTCCGCGCCGGACGCGGAGACCGCGGTGGACAAGGAGGTCGAGGAGGAGGTGGCGATCGACGCCGCCGGGGTCCGGCTCACCGGGGACCTCCAGCTGCCGGCCGGCGCCCGCGCGGTGGTGATGTTCGCGCACGGCTCCGGCAGCAGCCGGCACAGCCCGCGCAACCGGCTGGTCGCCGCGGCCCTGAACGAGGCGGGCCTGGGCACCCTGCTCTTCGATCTGCTCACCCCGGCGGAAGAGGCCCACCGGTCGAACGTCTTCGACATCGGCACCCTCGCCGATCGGCTGACGGCCGCCACCGGCTGGCTGCGGGACCGCACCGCCCTGCCGATCGGCTACTTCGGCGCGAGCACCGGCGCCGCGGCGGCGCTGTGGGCCGCCGCCACGCCCGGCGCGGACGTCGGTGCCGTGGTGTCCCGCGGTGGCCGCCCCGACCTCGCCGAACCGCTGCTCGTCGCGGTACGGGCACCGACGCTGCTCATCGTGGGCGGCAACGACAACGTGGTCATCGACCTCAACCAGCAGGCCCAGGCGGCGCTGCGGTGCGAGACCCGCGTCGAGATCATTCCCGGCGCCACCCATCTCTTCGAGGAACACGGCGCCCTCCAACAGGTCGCCGACCTCGCCCGGGACTGGTTCCTCAGCCATTTGGTGAAGTAG
- a CDS encoding histone deacetylase, whose translation MIRPRRLEVLDDSPEAVRHRTPVRRLWYAAYGSNMHLDRLTAYLAGGRPAGGLRSYPGCRDPRGPARTAPVMLPGLLYFATESDVWTGGRAFYDPDASPAQDGRSAELPSRAYLLTLSQFSDIAAQEMGREPGEDLDLTEAVTRGQARIGPGRYETLVCAGLLDGDPVVTFTAPWSSQDITMNAPSAAYLRHIAAGIVASHGWSAGRAAAYLAGCPGADGHWTAAEIAALLTDPS comes from the coding sequence GTGATCAGGCCCCGACGCCTCGAAGTCCTGGACGACTCCCCCGAAGCCGTCCGGCACCGCACCCCCGTCCGCCGCCTCTGGTACGCCGCATACGGCTCCAACATGCATCTCGACCGGCTGACCGCCTACCTGGCCGGGGGCCGGCCGGCCGGTGGACTGCGCAGCTACCCGGGCTGCCGGGACCCCCGCGGTCCCGCGCGCACGGCACCGGTCATGCTGCCGGGGCTGCTCTACTTCGCCACCGAATCGGACGTGTGGACCGGCGGCAGGGCCTTCTACGACCCCGATGCCAGCCCCGCCCAGGACGGCCGAAGCGCCGAACTCCCCTCCCGGGCCTACCTGCTGACGCTCTCCCAGTTCTCCGACATCGCCGCTCAGGAGATGGGCCGGGAGCCCGGCGAGGATCTCGATCTCACGGAGGCGGTGACCCGCGGGCAGGCCCGGATCGGCCCCGGACGGTACGAGACGCTGGTGTGCGCAGGTCTGCTGGACGGGGACCCGGTGGTGACCTTCACCGCCCCGTGGAGCAGCCAGGACATCACCATGAACGCACCGTCGGCGGCCTATCTGCGGCATATCGCGGCCGGCATCGTCGCCTCCCACGGATGGAGCGCCGGCCGGGCCGCCGCCTACCTCGCCGGCTGCCCGGGGGCCGACGGCCACTGGACGGCGGCGGAGATCGCGGCACTGCTCACCGACCCGTCCTGA
- a CDS encoding ATP-dependent DNA ligase, with amino-acid sequence MLLAHLAQVSGDVAATRARSRKIALLAGLFRAAAPEDVPVVIPYLAGRLPQGRIGIGWSVLREPVPAADRATLTVREVDAALTALARVSGAGAQGQRRGLVRELLAAATAEEQRFLTGLLTGEVRQGALDAIAAEGLAAATEVPAADVRRAVMLAGSLPDVARALLAEGPAALADFRLTVGRPVGPMLAHSAKSVAEAVDRLGACAVEEKLDGIRIQVHRDGPDVRVHTRTLDEVTDRLPEVTALARELPAGRFILDGEVIALDGAGRPVPFQQVAGRFGSRVDVSAAQAALPLSPVFFDVLSVDGRDLLELPGEQRHTELARLVPEPLRVRRQVVADPADPAARAAAEEFWAETLRRGHEGVVVKALDAPYSAGRRGAAWLKVKPVHTLDLVVLAAEWGHGRRTGKLSNLHLGARDPDGGFVMLGKTFKGLTDAVLGWQTERLRELAVADDGHVVTVRPELVVEIAYDGLQTSSRYPAGVTLRFARVVRYREDKTAAEADTVETVLTAHDGGDA; translated from the coding sequence ATGCTGCTGGCGCATCTCGCACAGGTATCGGGAGACGTCGCCGCCACCCGGGCGCGTTCGCGGAAGATTGCGCTGCTGGCCGGGCTGTTCCGGGCCGCGGCGCCGGAGGATGTCCCGGTGGTCATTCCGTATCTCGCCGGACGGCTGCCCCAGGGCCGGATCGGGATCGGCTGGAGCGTGCTGCGCGAACCCGTGCCGGCCGCGGACCGTGCCACGCTGACCGTACGCGAGGTGGATGCCGCGCTGACCGCCCTGGCGCGGGTTTCCGGGGCCGGGGCGCAGGGTCAGCGGCGCGGACTCGTCCGGGAGCTGCTCGCCGCGGCGACGGCGGAGGAGCAGCGGTTCCTGACCGGTCTGCTCACCGGCGAGGTGCGGCAGGGCGCGCTGGACGCCATCGCGGCCGAAGGGCTCGCCGCCGCGACCGAGGTGCCCGCGGCGGACGTACGGCGCGCCGTGATGCTGGCGGGCTCGCTGCCGGACGTGGCGCGGGCGCTGCTCGCCGAGGGGCCGGCGGCGCTCGCGGACTTCCGGCTCACCGTCGGCCGGCCCGTCGGTCCGATGCTGGCGCACAGCGCCAAGTCGGTGGCCGAGGCGGTCGACCGGCTCGGGGCCTGTGCCGTGGAGGAGAAGCTCGACGGCATCCGCATCCAGGTGCACCGCGACGGACCGGACGTCCGGGTCCACACCCGGACCCTGGACGAGGTCACCGACCGGCTCCCCGAGGTCACCGCCCTCGCCCGGGAGCTGCCGGCCGGCCGCTTCATCCTCGACGGCGAGGTGATCGCCCTGGACGGCGCGGGCCGGCCGGTGCCGTTCCAGCAGGTGGCCGGGCGGTTCGGCTCGCGGGTGGACGTCTCCGCCGCGCAGGCCGCGCTGCCGCTGTCCCCGGTCTTCTTCGACGTACTGTCCGTCGACGGCCGCGACCTGCTGGAACTCCCCGGCGAGCAGCGGCATACGGAGCTGGCCCGGCTGGTCCCCGAGCCGCTGCGGGTGCGCCGCCAGGTGGTCGCCGATCCCGCCGACCCCGCCGCCCGCGCCGCCGCGGAGGAGTTCTGGGCCGAGACCCTGCGCCGGGGCCATGAGGGCGTCGTGGTCAAGGCACTGGACGCCCCCTACAGCGCGGGCCGCCGCGGCGCCGCCTGGCTGAAGGTCAAGCCCGTGCACACCCTGGACCTGGTGGTGCTGGCCGCGGAGTGGGGTCACGGCCGGCGCACCGGGAAGCTGTCCAACCTCCACCTCGGGGCGCGGGACCCGGACGGCGGTTTCGTCATGCTGGGCAAGACGTTCAAGGGGCTCACCGACGCCGTCCTCGGCTGGCAGACCGAGCGGCTGCGGGAGCTCGCGGTGGCGGACGACGGCCATGTCGTGACGGTGCGTCCGGAACTCGTCGTCGAGATCGCCTACGACGGGCTCCAGACCTCCTCGCGGTACCCGGCGGGTGTGACCCTGCGCTTCGCGCGGGTGGTGCGCTACCGGGAGGACAAGACCGCGGCCGAGGCGGACACCGTCGAGACGGTGCTCACCGCGCACGACGGCGGGGACGCGTAG